GCTGCAGTCGATTATTATTGCCCTGCAGGGCATGCGGTCGTCCTACGATGAGCAGGATATCGGCGCGCTGCTCGACAAGGTGGGCGCATTGACAGCCAAAGCCGAACCGGGCGCCGTGACCGATCCGCACGGGCAGCTTATCGTCGATATCAATCCGTGGCATGCCGGCAGCCGGGAGGACAAAGAAATGCTGGCCGATTTGAAAACGGCGATTCGCAGCACGAGGCTGATCCGTTTCTCGTATACGACGACGCAAGGCGAAGATTCGGAGCGGATGTGCGAGCCGATGGGCATCGTGCTGAAAGGGTATAGATGGTATTTGTACGGCTACTGCCTGCTTCGCCGGGATTACCGGATTTTCCGCTTATCGCGCATCGACCGCTTAACGGTGCTGGAGGAGACGTTCACAAGGCGGGAGAAGACGCTGGAGCAGCTCGATTACCGGTGGAACCGCACCGATGATCCTCCGGAGCTTGTGCGGCTCGTGCTTCGTTTTCACCCGCGGGCAAAAGCGAGGGTCCGGGATTACTTCGATCCTAGCCGGATCGAAACGGAGGCGGACGGTTCGCTGCTCGTGACGGCGGAGCAGCCGGATGAAGACTGGCTTTACGGCATGCTGCTCGGCTATGGCCCCGACGTGAAGGTGCTGGAGCCCGAATCCGTTGCGCGCAAAGTCACGGCGCTCGCCGGAGAGATCGTCCGGTTATATGAGAAATCGGCTTTTTTTTCACTGACATAAGGCTGTCAGGGGGAGGCCGCTATACTGAACATGTGCTAGTGATCCGTAAGAAAATCGAGGAGGACGCCGAACATGTTCAAAACGGTACAGGAGTTTGCAGCCGAATGGAAAATGGAGACGAAATCGACCGCAAGAGTGCTGGAGGCGATGACCGATGCGTCTCTCGGCCAGCGAATTGCTCCGAACCACCGCACGCTCGGCCAGCTGGGCTGGCACTTGGCGACAACGATGCACGAAATGCTGTCCCGTACAGGTCTTGAATTTCCTCCGCTCGAAGGCGGGGAGCAGGCGCCTGAATCGGCCGCCGCAGTCACGGATGCGTATAAACGTGCCTCGGCCGATATGCTTCGTGCGGTCGAAACGCAGTGGACCGATGCGTCGCTTGGTCAAGTAACCAACATGTACGGCGAGGATTGGCCGAACGGACTGACGCTGCGCATCCTGATCCAGCACGAAATCCACCATCGCGGTCAGATGACCGTGCTGCTCCGACAAGCCGGGCTGCGCGCGCCCGACATTTACGGTCCGACCCGCGAGGATTGGCTCGAGCGCGGCATGCAGCCGCTCGTTTAACCGCCTGCAGCACATCGAATGAAGACGCCCTTCCGCCGCCGTGCGGAGGGCGTCTTTAGTTTATTCTGCGGACCTGTCCGAAGCGCTGCGCAGGCTGATGTAAAATTCACGCAAATTGCTTTCGCCTACTTGAAATCCAATAGCAAAATCGGTATTATTAAAAATGGTTATTAGCACTAACCAGTTGCGAGTGCTAATAAAAACTTTTTCGGCAACTACAATCAAAAGGAGGCTATTTTCATGATCAAACCTTTGGGTGAACGCGTATTGGTCGAACCGATCGCGAAAGAAGAAACTACCGCTAGCGGCATCGTGCTGCCGGATACGGCGAAAGAAAAGCCGCAAGAAGGCAAAATCGTTGCAGTCGGAAGCGGCGCGCTCAACAAGGACGGCTCTCGCATTGCCCTGGAAGTGAAAGAAGGCGACCGCGTACTGTTCTCGAAGTATGCCGGCACCGAAGTGAAATACGAAGGCAAAGAGTACTTGATTATGAAAGAAAGCGACATCCACGCCATTTTGGGCTAAGCCCGTATTGGATACGAATATACATGTGCGTTCTTGATTTGAGCGAATGCTTCTACGGCGGTTTCCGTTAGACGGACGTTTGGAAGGTTCGCAGAAAACATAGCGGATGCTTACGAAGCGAGTTTTGTTGCGAAGTTATTCAGGAAGCATAGCTACACAAAACTTTTAGGAGGTCAAAACGATGGCAAAAGATATCAAATTCGGCGAAGACGCCCGCCGCGCGATGCTGCGCGGGGTTGACGCGCTTGCAAATGCAGTAAAAGTAACGCTCGGCCCGAAAGGCCGCAACGTGGTGCTGGAGAAAAAATTCGGCAGCCCGCTGATTACGAACGACGGCGTTTCCATCGCGAAAGAAATCGAGCTGGAAGACGCATTCGAAAACATGGGCGCGCAGCTCGTTAAAGAAGTTGCGACCAAAACGAACGACGTTGCCGGCGACGGTACGACGACGGCTACGGTTCTCGCGCAGGCAATGATCCGCGAAGGGCTGAAAAACGTAACGGCTGGCGCAAACCCGATGGTTATCCGCAAAGGCATCGAGAAAGCCGTTCGCGCCGCTGTTGAAGAGCTGAAAAACATCGCCAAGCCGATCGAAGGCAAACAATCGATCGCACAGGTGGCCGCGATTTCTTCCGCAGACGACGAAGTGGGCCAACTGATCGCGGAAGCGATGGAGAAAGTCGGCAACGACGGCGTCATTACCGTCGAAGAATCGAAAGGCTTCGTAACGGAGCTTGAAGTTGTCGAAGGGATGCAGTTCGACCGCGGGTATACGTCGCCTTACATGATTACCGATACGGACAAAATGGAAGCTGTGCTGGAAAATCCGTACGTCCTCATCACCGACAAAAAGATTTCCAACATTCAGGAAATCCTGCCGGTGCTGGAGAAAGTGGTTCAATCCGGCAAGCAGCTGCTGATCATCGCAGAAGACGTCGAAGGCGAAGCGCAAGCGACGCTCGTCGTCAACAAGCTGCGCGGCACGTTCACCTGCGTAGCGGTTAAAGCTCCGGGCTTCGGCGACCGCCGCAAAGCGATGCTGCAGGATATCGCCGCTCTGACCGGCGGTCAAGTCATCACCGAAGAGCTCGGCCTCGAACTGAAATCGGCTTCGATCGATCAGCTCGGTTCCGCGCGTCAAATCCGCGTGACGAAAGAAAACACGATCATCGTCGACGGCGCAGGCAACAAGTCCGACATCGACGCTCGTGTCAACCAAATTCGCGCGCAGCTGGAAGAAACGACCTCCGAATTCGACAAAGAGAAGCTGCAAGAG
This genomic window from Paenibacillus humicola contains:
- a CDS encoding helix-turn-helix transcriptional regulator gives rise to the protein MKLDRLLAITMLLLNRRRVGAKELADRFEVSLRTIYRDLETINQAGIPIVSYAGANGGYEIMDQYRIERQYLSLDELQSIIIALQGMRSSYDEQDIGALLDKVGALTAKAEPGAVTDPHGQLIVDINPWHAGSREDKEMLADLKTAIRSTRLIRFSYTTTQGEDSERMCEPMGIVLKGYRWYLYGYCLLRRDYRIFRLSRIDRLTVLEETFTRREKTLEQLDYRWNRTDDPPELVRLVLRFHPRAKARVRDYFDPSRIETEADGSLLVTAEQPDEDWLYGMLLGYGPDVKVLEPESVARKVTALAGEIVRLYEKSAFFSLT
- a CDS encoding DinB family protein encodes the protein MFKTVQEFAAEWKMETKSTARVLEAMTDASLGQRIAPNHRTLGQLGWHLATTMHEMLSRTGLEFPPLEGGEQAPESAAAVTDAYKRASADMLRAVETQWTDASLGQVTNMYGEDWPNGLTLRILIQHEIHHRGQMTVLLRQAGLRAPDIYGPTREDWLERGMQPLV
- the groES gene encoding co-chaperone GroES, which produces MIKPLGERVLVEPIAKEETTASGIVLPDTAKEKPQEGKIVAVGSGALNKDGSRIALEVKEGDRVLFSKYAGTEVKYEGKEYLIMKESDIHAILG
- the groL gene encoding chaperonin GroEL (60 kDa chaperone family; promotes refolding of misfolded polypeptides especially under stressful conditions; forms two stacked rings of heptamers to form a barrel-shaped 14mer; ends can be capped by GroES; misfolded proteins enter the barrel where they are refolded when GroES binds), whose translation is MAKDIKFGEDARRAMLRGVDALANAVKVTLGPKGRNVVLEKKFGSPLITNDGVSIAKEIELEDAFENMGAQLVKEVATKTNDVAGDGTTTATVLAQAMIREGLKNVTAGANPMVIRKGIEKAVRAAVEELKNIAKPIEGKQSIAQVAAISSADDEVGQLIAEAMEKVGNDGVITVEESKGFVTELEVVEGMQFDRGYTSPYMITDTDKMEAVLENPYVLITDKKISNIQEILPVLEKVVQSGKQLLIIAEDVEGEAQATLVVNKLRGTFTCVAVKAPGFGDRRKAMLQDIAALTGGQVITEELGLELKSASIDQLGSARQIRVTKENTIIVDGAGNKSDIDARVNQIRAQLEETTSEFDKEKLQERLAKLAGGVAVIKVGAATETELKERKLRIEDALNSTRAAVEEGIVSGGGTALVNVFNAVKAVQADGDEQTGVNIVLRALEEPVRTIAANAGQEGSVIVERLKGEELGIGYNAATGEWVDMFSAGIVDPAKVTRSALQNAASVAAMFLTTEAVVADKPEKEKPAMPDMGGMGGMGGMM